DNA from Leptospira bandrabouensis:
CGCAGGGCAATGGAAGGATGAACCTGCAGGTAGTATCTCTATTGGAATCATTCCCACTGTCAGTAATTATTTAATTCCTTCCATTTATCAGAGTTTACAGACAGAATTTGCAAAAGTTAATTTTCGGATTTCTGAATTACCCACTTTAACCATTCTTGAAAAATTAGAATCGGAGGAAATTGATTTAGGGATTCTTGCCACTCCATTAAAAATTCCAAATATCGTGGAACAACCGCTATATTATGAACCTTTTGTTGTTTATTATCCAAAAGATGCCAAAGAAAAGTCCAGATCGGTTTCTATGAAACATATAGAGAAATATCCTCTTCTTGTATTAGGAGAGGAACATTGTTTTCGTCACCAATCATTAAAAATATGCAATAGAAACTCACTTGCCAAAATTGAAAGTGGAAGTGTTGAAACACTCAAACGAATGGTGGATATGGGAATTGGTGTGACACTTTTGCCTAAATTATCTGTAATTGCAACTTCAGAGCGTGTGGTTCCATTTAGTTCACCGGAACCTGCAAGAGAGATTAGTTTGGTTTATAAAAAAGGATTTTATAAAACTAGAATTTTGAAAAAACTCACAAGTTTGATTTTAAGTGTAATTCCTGATGAATACCATACTAAAGAAAAGTTTAAAATTATTGGTGTATCATTAAACCAAGATTAAAAATTAAGCAAAACTTGGTCGATAGTTTTTGTAAATCTTGTCATTTATAGTATTTATTTTACAAATGATCTAATTGGGAGTATATTCTTCTTAACAACAAAGGAGGATATTCAATGTCCAATATCAACACTCAAATTCCAGATTTTACTACGGAAGCTTTTCATAACGGTGCTTTTAAAAAAATAAGCAAAAAAGACGTTCTTGGAAAATGGTCCGTTTTTGTTTTTTACCCAGCGGATTTTACATTTGTTTGCCCAACAGAACTTGGCGATGTAGCAGATCATT
Protein-coding regions in this window:
- a CDS encoding hydrogen peroxide-inducible genes activator codes for the protein MTITQLRYIVALDQFKSFAKAAEHCLVAQPTLSLQIQKVEQELGFELFDRKKNPVITTKLGKAVVDQAKNTLKEADKLFEIAGQWKDEPAGSISIGIIPTVSNYLIPSIYQSLQTEFAKVNFRISELPTLTILEKLESEEIDLGILATPLKIPNIVEQPLYYEPFVVYYPKDAKEKSRSVSMKHIEKYPLLVLGEEHCFRHQSLKICNRNSLAKIESGSVETLKRMVDMGIGVTLLPKLSVIATSERVVPFSSPEPAREISLVYKKGFYKTRILKKLTSLILSVIPDEYHTKEKFKIIGVSLNQD